AGTGTTTGGGATTTGAAGCGCAAAAAATCTTGGGCTTGTGCCAAATTTCCTCCTAAAAGAAAGAAAAGCAGCCACAAACCTACACCTTTCAGACCCCAAAGGCATCCGCTGCTACACGAAAGGAAACCCTTTCGAGGGCGCGAAGGCACAGAGGTAGATATTTTTTTCATCTTGTTTGTGTTAATGAGGAAGCGGAATGTAATAATTGTCGTAAGAGAGGGGTAAATGCTTGTAACCGCTTGTATTTTGCAAATAAAGCCCTTTTTTCATAAAAAAGCACGATTTTAGAGCCACAAAACAAATAAAATTCTTACACTGTGCTTTTTTGAAGAAGAACATAAAAAGCATAACCCAATAAAGGGTCGTGTTGTTTTGGCTACTTACTCAAAAAAGCCTATCTTTGAAACGTTTTTTGCGGCAGGCTGCCCATAGAAAAGCCCCTATAAAAAAAGTGGGCTTTCAAAGGGCTTGGCTTCAAACTCTTTCTTCTTTTCACTTGTTTTGTTTCTGATTCTATTTCTTCTATGAAAGATACCAACACCAAATCGCCCATTTCCGACGCACAGACAGAGGAAAAATTGCCTTTTGCCCTCGAAAAGGAAAACTATATCTTGATGATAGTGGGCGTTGTCCTGATTTTGGGCGGCTTCCTGCTAATGGCTTCCGAAAGTGCGCCACATGGCTTCGGCTTTATTGGGCTAACGCTAAGTCCGCTTGTTGTCTTTTCAGGTTTTATGCTTGAAATTTATGCGATTTTTCACAAACCAAAATCTAAATAATTGATGGGTAAGCGAACAGGAATTTGGCAATCTGCCACTGATGCAAGGGCTTTTGTGGTGCTTATCTTCCTGATAGCGGCTCTGCCCTGCCTGCTTCTTGTAGAAACGGCAGCACAAGAGTTGCCACGCCAAAGCGCATTGGCTATCACAAAGCAAAAAGTAGGGCTTACCGACATCACCCTGACCTTCGGACGACCCAACGTGCGCGGACGAAAGGGCAAAATTTGGGGCAAACTCATTCCTTACGACCAACTCTGGCGGGCAGGCGCAAACGAATGTACGACTATTGAAGCCTCGACCGACATCATCTTCGGCGGAAAAAAGCTCCCTGCGGGCAGATATTCCTTTTTTGTCGTGCCACGAAAGAAGGGGACTTGGACAGTCATTCTCAATACCGACACCCAACTTTGGGGAACAGAAGGGTATGACAATAAAAAAGATACCCTTCGCATAGAAGTAAAGCCCGAAAAGACCCATTTTATAGAAACCCTCGTTTTTTTCTTTGATGCCATCAGCACCGACGAAGCCTCCCTTATTTTGGGTTGGGAAAGCAAACGGATTGTCATACCCATTCAGGTAGATACGGTAAAATACGCACTTAAAAACATAGAAAAAGCCATCGAGGAACGCCCAGAAGATTGGCAGGTCTATGTGCGAAGTGCCGACTACCTTCGCGCCTACGACCCCGAAAAAGCCTTAGAATGGGCAAACCAAGCCATTCGCCTGCATGCCGAACATTTTTGGGCTTATTGGATTAAGGCAGAGATATTGGCTTTGAATCGCGACTATGCCGCCGCCGTAGAAAATGCCCAAAAAGCCTTATTTTGGGGTCTGAAAGAAGCAGGTGAGCAGTTTCCCTATCGCCAAAAGATAGAAAGTCAGATAGAAGTATGGGAAACTTTTTGAGCCAATTTGAATGAATTTGGGCGAATTTGAACCAAGTAGGAGTTGATTTGACTACAACCGTGTATCTTTGCACAATTTTTATGAAAAATGCCGATAGGGGCTTGAAACCCTACCGACACCTTTTAAAGAAGGTAGAATCCAACCCAAAACCTGAAATATAGCGACACATGGGAAGAGCATTTGAATATCGCAAAGCACGCAAGTTTAAGCGTTGGGACGCTATGTCGCGTACCTTTACCAAGATTGGTAGAGAAATCGCCATGGCGGTCAAAGAAGGAGGCGCAGACCCTGAAAGCAATACGCGCCTACGAACCGCTATGCAAAACGCACGCGGCGCAAATATGCCCAAAGACCGCGTAGAATCAGCCATCAAACGCGCTGTTTCACGCGAAGACGGCGATTTTGAGGAAATTGTCTATGAGGGCTACGGTCCTTTTGGCGTGCCGATTGTGGTAGAATGTACGACAAACAATGCCAATCGCACCGTCGCGATGGTACGCATGCACCTCACACGTGCAGGTGGCTCTTTGGGAAAGACTGGCTCCTTAGATTTTCTTTTTCAAAGAAAGGGCGTGTTCCAAATTGCTGCCGATAAAATTCCAAATTTAGACGAGGTAGAACTCGACCTAATAGATGCAGGCGCAAGCGACATCGAAAAAATTGAAGACGACATCTATATCTACACTGAATTTGAGCAATTTGGTGCTATGCAAAAAGCCCTTGAACGATTGGGCATCGAAACGGTAAAAGCCAACGTACAGCGCATACCCAATACCACACAAGAATTGAGTGGCGAGCAGGAAGAGGCTATCATGAACCTCATAGAAAAATTTGAAGACGAAGACGACGTACAAGCCGTTTATCACAACTTGGCGTAGTTTGGCTTAGTGGCAAAATCAAACCCCACTCGAAGCCTGTCCGCTTAGGAACTTCTCGAATGGGGTTTGTTGCTTGTGGCTGCCTTTTTTCTTTTTTTTAGCTTACTTTTCTCTTATTTTTCTCTTATTTTTGATATTATCTCAAATCGACCACTACCGTCACCCTTTGCTCGGTGTGCTGCCCCTCGCCTCGCGCAGGTATCCAGAAAGGCTGCAAAGCCACTACGCGCAAAGCCTCCTTGTCAAATGTCGCATTTCCACTACCTCCAATAATTTGAGGTTCGCTGCAAGTGCCATCAGCTAAAACGCTAAACTCTACATAGGCTTGCTCGCTGCCCTTGAAGTGCGAATAGTAGGGCGAATCTTTCAACGCCGTTGTAATAAAATGGTGGTAATTGACCCAACCGCCCTGTGGCATTGCCGAAGTTTCTATCGCCACACTACCTGCTATGGGTTCTACACAAGTAGGTCTTTGCAGGTGATAAGGCTCTGTAAAATTAAAAAACGCCGCAGCATCTCTCGAAAAATAAGCAGCGGTAAGCCCTACACTTAGAAGAAGGCTGCCTATCAATACTTTATATAAATTTCTATTTAAAAAATTTTCATACCTATCCCAAAGGTAGCCCCAATAAAAGGAGGACTTTCTATCCGTTAGTGCCAAACTAATGGCGGCACTTATCCAAAAAAAAGCAGTTGCCAGCAGGCTAAAAGCCAATAAAGTAAGGAAAAACATCTTCGCAACAAGGAAAAAAGGTGAAAAAGAAAGGCAGAGCAAAATAAATAAAAAGGAGGGAAAAACAAAGCGCGTCTTGCTTTTTTACGAAAAAAAGACAAATATGTTGCGCCAAAATGAACACCCAAAGAGCCAAACCAAAGCCATTGCACCCAAGTAAGGCAGGTTTGTTTTCAAAATCTTGATGCTGAATTTTGAGTTTTCCACAAAAAAATTGGCAGGGCAGTAAAAATTAGACACAAAAAAACGCTTGCAGGAGCAAATTCCTACAAGCGTTTGAAAAAATCGTTAGGGCTTATTCATCGCGACGGTAAAGCGTCCATTCGCCACTGCCTACTACTTCGCGCACGATAATATAGTCGTAAGAACGGTAGTAATCCACAGTATATTCTTTGCCTACGCCATCTACTACGGTATATAAAAAGCCGCCTTCGCCTGTGTCTTCTAAGTTGGTAAAGTCGGTGATGCGGAAATCGTGCCACTGGTTGTTAGCCGAAAACTGCACATTCGTAATGCGTGTATTGCCGTTATCTGCCGTT
Above is a genomic segment from Hugenholtzia roseola DSM 9546 containing:
- a CDS encoding DUF3098 domain-containing protein, with translation MKDTNTKSPISDAQTEEKLPFALEKENYILMIVGVVLILGGFLLMASESAPHGFGFIGLTLSPLVVFSGFMLEIYAIFHKPKSK
- a CDS encoding DUF2911 domain-containing protein, translating into MGKRTGIWQSATDARAFVVLIFLIAALPCLLLVETAAQELPRQSALAITKQKVGLTDITLTFGRPNVRGRKGKIWGKLIPYDQLWRAGANECTTIEASTDIIFGGKKLPAGRYSFFVVPRKKGTWTVILNTDTQLWGTEGYDNKKDTLRIEVKPEKTHFIETLVFFFDAISTDEASLILGWESKRIVIPIQVDTVKYALKNIEKAIEERPEDWQVYVRSADYLRAYDPEKALEWANQAIRLHAEHFWAYWIKAEILALNRDYAAAVENAQKALFWGLKEAGEQFPYRQKIESQIEVWETF
- a CDS encoding YebC/PmpR family DNA-binding transcriptional regulator, which produces MGRAFEYRKARKFKRWDAMSRTFTKIGREIAMAVKEGGADPESNTRLRTAMQNARGANMPKDRVESAIKRAVSREDGDFEEIVYEGYGPFGVPIVVECTTNNANRTVAMVRMHLTRAGGSLGKTGSLDFLFQRKGVFQIAADKIPNLDEVELDLIDAGASDIEKIEDDIYIYTEFEQFGAMQKALERLGIETVKANVQRIPNTTQELSGEQEEAIMNLIEKFEDEDDVQAVYHNLA
- a CDS encoding energy transducer TonB; protein product: MFFLTLLAFSLLATAFFWISAAISLALTDRKSSFYWGYLWDRYENFLNRNLYKVLIGSLLLSVGLTAAYFSRDAAAFFNFTEPYHLQRPTCVEPIAGSVAIETSAMPQGGWVNYHHFITTALKDSPYYSHFKGSEQAYVEFSVLADGTCSEPQIIGGSGNATFDKEALRVVALQPFWIPARGEGQHTEQRVTVVVDLR